GTCCCACCGACCAAGAGGCGACAGGTGTGATCAACTTCCGGTACCACGTGGTGTCCCTGACCGCTGTCTTCCTCGCGTTGGCCATCGGCCTGGTGGTCGGCACCGCCGCCCTGAACGGGCCGGTGGCCGACTCGCTCAAGGAGAACGTCAACGGGCTGCGCAAGGACAACCAGTTGATGCGCCAGGCGGTCCAGAACATGGAGAAGGAACTCGAGCTCGAGGAAGAGTTCGCCGCCCAGATCGCGGAGGTCGTCCTGCCGGGCACGCTGACCGGCAAGCGCGTGCTGGTCGTCAGCCTGCCCACCGGGCGCGACCACACCGAGGGCGTGGTCAAGATGCTCCAGCTCGCCGGGGCCCAGGTGACCGGTCGCATCGACCTGCAGGACAAGTTCATCAACCCGGACAACAACAACAACCTGCTGGAGCTGGCGGTCACCGCAGCGCGCCCCACGAGCGCGCCGACCGCCGGGCTGCCCGGCAACGGGCACGGCGTGGAGACGTCGACCGCCCTGCTGGCCAGCGTGCTGCTCGACCGGGCGCCCGGCGCGACCCCGGTCAGCGAGGCCGACCGGCGGGCGGTGCTCGCCGCCTACAACAACGCCAACTACCTGACCACCGAGAAGCCGGTCACCGCGTCGGCGGAGGCCGTCGTGCTGGTCAGCGGGCAGCCGTACGTGGACAAGGACTCGGCGAAGAAGGACGAGTCGGTGCTCATGGTCGCCGAGCAGCTCGACCAGGCCGGAACGATCGTCGTCGGCGGCAACGGCTCGGCCGGGGGCAACCTGGTGGCCGCCGTCCGGAGCGACCCCGTGCTGGTGCAGACCATCTCGACCGTCGACAACGCCAACACCAACCAGGGCCAGCTGGTCACCGCCCTCGCGCTGGTGCAACAGGTCACCGAAAAGAAGGCCGGTCAGTACGGTGTCGCCGACAACGCCACCCTGCTGCCTAGACTGCCCCAGTGAGCGAACGACGTACCCCGGTGTCCGGATCCAGCTTCGCCGACGTACGGCGGGAGGGACGCGCGTGAGCCTGCTCGGTCGACTGCTGATCGCCGGCGCGGGCGCCGCCGCCGCCCGGTACGCGCTGCGCGAGGTGCGCACCTCACCGGCCGGGCCCGCGCTCGACCGGACCAACTTCCGCGGTCGCACGGTGACCCTGGCCGCCGGCCCCGCACTCGCGGCCGGCGCCGCCGCGACGGGCGCGTTCGGCGCCTCCAGCGGCCCCTCGGGAGCCGCGGCCCTGGTCGCCGGGGTGGGCGCCGGGGCCGTCGGCCTCTACGACGACGTGGTCGGCGCCCGGCCGGAGCAGAAGACGGCCAAGGGCTTCGCCGGGCACCTGGCCGCGCTGCGCGAGGGCCGGGTCACCGCCGGGCTGGTCAAGGTCGTCGGAGTGGGGGCCGCCGGCCTCGGCGCCGCCGCGCTGCTCGCCGCCGACCCCCGGGTCGCCGCGCACCGGCGCCGCCAGCGGCAGGGCCCGCTCCGCCGGGGCGTCGACGTGCTGCTCGGCGCCGGTGTCATCGCCGGCACGGCGAACCTGCTCAACCTGCTGGACCTGCGGCCCGGCCGGGCGCTGAAGTCCGGCCTCCTGCTCGGCGCCCCGCTGGCCGGCGGCCCGCACGGCGGGATCGCCGCCGGTGCCGTCGGCGCCGCCGCCGGCCTGCTCCCCGCCGACCTCGGCGAGGACGTGATGCTCGGCGACAGCGGCGCGAACGCGCTCGGCGCGCTGCTCGGTGTGGCGCTGGCCGCGCGTACCGGGCCTCTCGGGCGGGCCGGGCTGCTCGCCGTGCTCGCCGGCCTCACCGCGGCCAGCGAGAAGGTCAGCTTCACCCAGGTCATCCAGCGCACCCCCGGGCTGCGCGAGCTCGACGCACTGGGCCGGCGCGCCGACTGACGTGACGACCCCGGCACCCCTCGCCGGCGCCGGCCGTGTCGCCGGAGCGGCCGCGCTCATCGCCGTACTCACCGTCCT
The nucleotide sequence above comes from Micromonospora sp. M71_S20. Encoded proteins:
- a CDS encoding copper transporter encodes the protein MINFRYHVVSLTAVFLALAIGLVVGTAALNGPVADSLKENVNGLRKDNQLMRQAVQNMEKELELEEEFAAQIAEVVLPGTLTGKRVLVVSLPTGRDHTEGVVKMLQLAGAQVTGRIDLQDKFINPDNNNNLLELAVTAARPTSAPTAGLPGNGHGVETSTALLASVLLDRAPGATPVSEADRRAVLAAYNNANYLTTEKPVTASAEAVVLVSGQPYVDKDSAKKDESVLMVAEQLDQAGTIVVGGNGSAGGNLVAAVRSDPVLVQTISTVDNANTNQGQLVTALALVQQVTEKKAGQYGVADNATLLPRLPQ